Sequence from the Pseudomonas sp. LS.1a genome:
TCTGAACTGAAACTGCCAGCGGTTGTGACGGTGCATGAGCTGGCGGATGCCAAGGCGCTGGCCGCAACCCAGGCCCATGACGTGGCCGAGCGCCTGCGCGCGGCCATTGCCGCCAAGGGCCAGGCCTGCCTGGTGCTGTCCGGTGGCCGCAGCCCGGTGCCGTTCCTCGAAAAGCTGGCCAGCGAAAACCTCGACTGGGCCAAGGTTACCGTCAGCCTGGCCGATGAGCGCTGGGTGCCGGTGGAGCACGCCGACAGCAACGCCGGCCTGCTGGTCCGCCACCTGTTCAAGGGCGCGGCGGCCAAGGCCCGCTTCGTTGGCCTGTACCAGCAGGCGGAGAACCTCGATGTCGCTGCGGGCAAGGCCGATCAGGCCCTGGCCGAGCTGCCGCCAATCGACGTGCTGGTGCTGGGCATGGGTGATGATGGCCATACCGCCTCGCTGTTCCCCGCCAGCCCCAACCTGGAAGCAGGCCTCGACCTGGCCAACCCACGCCGCTGCCTGCCCTTGCTGGCACCGAGCGTGCCGCACCAGCGCCTGTCGATGACCCGCTCGCTGCTGGCCAGTGCCGCCTTTACCGCGCTGTCCGTACAAGGGCAGGGCAAACTCGCTACCCTGCGCGCCGCGCTGGCTGGCAACGACCTTACCGAAATGCCGATTCGCGCTTTTCTTCACGCCCCCCTGGACATCTACTGGTGCCCATGAGCCAAGGATCCACAGTCATGACCACCCTCGAACGCCCACAGCCCAAGCTCTCGATGGCCGACAAAGCCGCACGGATCGACGCCATTTGCAAAAAGGCGCGCATCCTGCCGGTGATCACCATCGCCCGTGAGGAAGACATCCTGCCGCTGGCTGATGCCCTGGCGGCCGGCGGTATCCGTACCCTGGAAGTGACCTTGCGCTCACAGTATGGCCTGAAGGCCATCCAGGTGCTGCGCGAGCAGCGCCCGGAACTTTGTGTCGGTGCCGGCACCGTGCTCGATCGCGGCATGTTCGCGGCCGTTGAAGCTGCGGGGGCGCAATTCGTCGTTACCCCGGGCATTACCCAGGACATTCTCGAAGCCGGTGTGGACAGTGAGATCCCGCTGCTGCCAGGCATCAGCACGCCGTCCGAAATCATGATGGGCTATGCCCTGGGCTACCGCCGCTTCAAGCTGTTCCCGGCGGAAATCAGCGGCGGTGTCGCGGCGATCAAGGCCTTTGGTGGCCCGTTCGGCGATATTCGCTTCTGCCCGACCGGCGGGGTGAACCCGGCCAACGTGCGCAACTATATGGCGTTGCCCAATGTGATGTGCGTGGGTGGCACCTGGATGCTCGACAGTGGCTGGATCAAGAACGGCGACTGGGCGCGGATCGAAGCGTGCAGTGCGGAGGCAATGGCGCTGCTGGACGCCAACTGAATTTGTTGTGTGCTTTACGGCTTATGGGGCGCTTGGTCGGCGCCCCTTTTTTTTGCCTGGAGATCTTGCAGTGCCTGTACCGGCCCTTTCGCGGGTGAACCCGCTCCCACAGGTACTGTACAGTTGCTGAGTGCAGCGCGATCCCTGTGGGAGCGGGTTCACCCGCGAAGAGGCCGGCACAGGCAGACAAAAAAGCCCGCATCAAACGATGCGGGCTTTTGCATTCATCACGCGACAGTTCAGGCCGCCTTGGCTTCCTGCTGGCTCAGCGAGCGGTTCAGCGCGCTGAACAGTGCCTTGAAGCTGGCCGTGGTGAAGTTTTCATCGATACCCACACCATGCACCGGGCGGCCACCGGCCACGCGCAGTTCGATATAGGCCGCAGCCTTGGCATTGGTACCGGCGCCAATGGCATGCTCGTTGTAGTCCATGATCTCCACGGCAATCGGCAGGCCGGCCACCAGCGCTTCCAGCGCGCCGTTGCCCTTGCCGCGCCAGTGCAGGGTGGTTTCGCCTTCACTGGCGACTTCCACTTCCACGGCGCTGTGGCCGTTCTCTTCCTGCAGGCGGTGACTGACCAGCGCGTACGGGGTGTTGGCCTGGAGGTATTCCTTGTGCAGCAGGCTGTAGATCTGCTGGGCAGTCATTTCCAGGCCCAGACGGTCGGTTTCACTCTGTACTACCTGGCTGAACTCGATCTGCATGCGGCGCGGCAGGCTGATGCCGTATTCCTGCTCGAGCAGGTAGGTGATGCCGCCTTTGCCCGACTGGCTGTTGACGCGGATCACCGCCTCGTAGCTGCGGCCGATGTCGGCCGGGTCGATCGGCAGGTAAGGCACTTCCCACAGCTCGCCTTCCTGCTGCTTGGCGAAGCCCTTGCGGATGGCGTCCTGGTGCGAGCCGGAGAACGCGGTGTGGACCAGGTCGCCCACGTACGGGTGACGCGGGTGCACCGGCAGCTGGTTGCACTCTTCGACCACCTTGCGCACGCCGTCGATGTCGGAGAAGTCCAGCAGCGGGTCGATGCCCTGGGTGTAGAGGTTCAACGCCAGGGTCACCAGGTCGACGTTACCGGTACGCTCGCCGTTGCCGAACAGGCAGCCTTCGGCGCGGTCGGCACCGGCCATCAGGCCCAGTTCGGTGGCGGCGATGCCGGTGCCGCGGTCGTTGTGGCAGTGCAGGCTGATGATGACGCTGTCGCGACGGCTGACGTTGCGGCAGAACCACTCGATCTGGTCGGCGTAGATGTTCGGCGTGGACACTTCCACGGTGGCCGGCAGGTTGAGGATGATCTTGTGCTCGGGGGTCGGGTTCCACACCTCGATCACCGCGTCGCAGACTTCCTTGGCGAACTCCATCTCGGTGGCGCTGAAGGTTTCCGGCGAGTACTGGAAGGTCCACTGGGTTTCCGGCTGCTGGGCGGCGTACTTGACGAACAGCTTGGCCGCGTTCACCGCGATGTCCTTCACGCCTTGCTTGTCCTGGTTGAAGACAATGCGGCGGAACGACGGGCTGGTGGCGTTGTACAGGTGGACGATGGCCTTCTTCGCCCCGCGCAGCGATTCGAAGGTGCGGGCGATGAGGTCTTCACGGGCCTGGGTGAGCACCTGGATGGTGGTGTCGTCCGGGATGTGGCCTTCTTCGATCAGCATGCGCACGAAGTCGAAATCGGTCTGCGATGCGGACGGGAACGAGGCTTCGATTTCCTTCACGCCAACCTGCACCAAGGTCTTCCAGAAGCGCAGCTTCTTCTCCGAATCCATCGGCTCGATCAGCGACTGGTTGCCATCACGCAGGTCGGAGCTGCACCAGATCGGCGCGGCGGTGATGGTCTTCGACGGCCAGGTACGGTCAGGCAGGTCGATGGTCGGGAAAGCGCGGTATTTCTTCGAAGGGTCTTTGAGCATGGTCATGGAAGCAATCCTTTTGTGTGCGGCCGAAATCGGGCCTGCCGAGCGATAACGAGATGAAAAGGCGAGGCGACGCGATTCAGCCTGGTAGTCGGGCGCTAACCAGGCAGAGGCTGCGATGTTGTCGGAGCAGGATGAGGGTGCTGAAGGTTTTCATGCCTTCAAACTTAAACAGTGGGGTGGGGGATGGCAAGCGTTCAGCAAAAATTGAGAGGAATGCTTAAAAAAAGCTGATAGGCGAGATTTTATCGCTATATTTTTCTGAGTGCTTCTCAATTTTTGCGCAGTCTTTTTCGATGGCGCAACGCGGTTGAACATGATGTCTCATGTGCTGGCCTCTTCGCGGGCGCGCCCGCTCCCACAGGTAAAGCACAGCCTTCAGGATCGGCGCATTACCTGTGGGAGCGGGCATGCCCGCGAAGCAGGCGCCCCGGTCTCAGGGCTGGAACGCGCCAATGAAAATCGCCGGATCCACCCGCGCATCATTCAGGCTGACGTTCCAGTGCATGTGCGGCCCGGTAGCCCGCCCGGTCGAGCCCACGCGCCCGACCACCTCGCCCCGGCGCAGCTGCTGCCCCACCTGCACATCGATCTTCGACATATGGCAGAACATGCTGATAAAGCCCTGCCCGTGGTCGACGAACACCGTGCGGCCATTGAAGAAGTAATCCCCCACCAGGATCACCTTGCCATTGGCCGGGGTCTTGATCGGCGTGCCGGCCGGTACCGCGAAGTCCAGCCCGGCGTGTGGGTTGCGTTCTTCACCATTGAAGAAGCGGCGCACGCCGAACTTGCTCGACAGCGGGCCACTGACCGGCTTGTCGAGGATCAGGTTGCTCGGCAGGGTCGGGCTGAAGCTGCGGTAAGCCTTGATCTGCTCGGCCAGTTCGCGGTCGATGCGCTTGAGGTCGGCCGGGTTCGGGTTGACCTGGCGGGTGTTCTTCAGGGTGATGCGCTGCTCGGGGTACTTCTTGCTGCCGACCGTGAAGGGCAGGGTACGGCCGCCTTGGTTCAGCACAGCGGTGCCGGGCTTCTGGGTGAGCGGGATGCCGACGATGGCCAGCCAGTTGTCCTGTTCCCTCACCACCAGCACCGGTTTGCCGTCGAAGCTGGCGGTGGGTGCACTGGCGGCGGGGCCGAGGTCGACCACCGCCACGCCGCCGGGTACCGGCTTGTTCAGCGTGCGGGTGATGTAGCTGGCCTGGGCGCCGCCGGCCAGCAGCAGGAGGGAAAGGGCAAGCAGGGGCGCGAGCAGGCGAGGCATGTGTCAGTCCAGAAGTGAGAGGGTGACCGGGGTCAGGTGGTTGTCTTCGACCCGCACCAACAGCTCGCCTTCGTTCAGGCGGGCGGTCAGGCGTTGGCCATTGCGGGTCTGTTCGGCGCTGCGGATGGCCTGGCCCTGTTCGTCCAGCAGGATGCTGTAGCCGCGGGCGAGGGTGGCCAGCGGGCTGACCACCTGCAGCGTCTGCAACTGGGCCTGGAAGCGCTGGCGGCGGTCCTTGAGCACTTCGCGCATCGCCCGCGGCAGGCGTTCGGCGAGGCTGTCCAGGCGTTGGCCCAGCAGTTTCAGGGTACGCCCAGGGTGCTGCGCGGCGAGGCGGGTATCCAGGCGTGCCAGGCGTTCGCGGCGCTGGTTGAGGTTGAGCATGAATGCACGGCGCAGGCGCATGTCCAGGTCGTCCAGGCGCTGGGCCTGCTGGCGCAAGCGCTCGCCCGGGTGGCGCAGGCGCCGGGTCAGCGACTCCAGGCGCAGGCGGTCGTGGGTCAGGCGGTTTTGCATGCGCAGCAGCAGGCGCCGTTGCAGGCCGTCCAGGCGTTGCTGCAGGCCGCTGTTGTCGGGTGCCAGCAGCTCGGCGGCGGCAGACGGTGTGGGTGCGCGCACGTCGGCGACGAAGTCGCTGATCGAGACATCGGTCTCATGGCCCACGGCGCTGACAATCGGTGTTACACAGGCGGCCACGGCCCGTGCCACGGCTTCTTCGTTGAAGCACCACAGGTCCTCCAGCGAGCCGCCGCCCCGGGCCAGGATCAGCGCATCGAAACCGAGGCTGTCGGCCAGGCGGATGGCGCGCACGATCTGTGCAACGGCTTCGCGGCCCTGTACTGCGGTGGGGATGAGGTTCAGTTCCACCTGCGGGGCGCGGCGGCCGAACACGCTGATGATGTCGCGGATCACCGCGCCGGTGGGCGAGGTGATGATGCCGATGCGCTGCGGGTGGGCCGGCAGCGGCTGCTTGCGTTCGGCGCTGAACAGCCCCTCGGCGCCGAGCTTTTCCTTCAGGGCCTCGAAGGCCAGGCGCAAGGCGCCGTCGCCGGCCGGCTCGACGGTGTCGATAATCAGCTGGTAGTCGCCACGCCCCTCGAACAGCGAAACCTTACCGCGCACCCGCACCGCCAGGCCGTCGCGCAAGGCCTGGCGCACCCGCGTGGCGTTCTGCCGGAACAGCGCGCAGCGCACCTGCGCGCCGCTGTCCTTGAGGGTGAAGTACATGTGGCCGGAGGCTGGGCGGGCGAGGTTGGAAATCTCGCCTTCCACCCACACGCTGCGGAACACGTCCTCCAGCAGCACGCGGGCGCGACCGTTGAGTTGGCTGACGGTAAGGACCTCGCGGTCCAGGCCGAGTCGTTCGAAAGGGTCTCTGATCATGGCGGGCATCATAAAGGACATCGGCCCCGGTTGTCTGTCCCGGCCCTGTCGCGATCTCAGTGGGAGCGCTGGCTTCGAGTTGACGCTGTACCTGTGGGAGCGGGTTCACCCGCGAACACCGGCGCAGCCGGTGCCATCCACCCTGCATCGCAGCCACGAATTGCCTGACCATCTGCCCCGCATCCCGCCTGCAAGCCATCGCCACAGTACTCTCACACCCTCCCTCCAGCGCCACGAAGCTGACTGAGGCTGGCGCAATCTCGCGCATGCACGCCGGCAGCAACGCCACCCCAAACCCCGCCTGAATCAGCTGCAACTGGGTGGTCTTGCGCGACAGCACCTGCGCCGCGCGCGGGAAAAAGCCTGCCTCCATGCACAACGAGGCCGACAGGTAGCTCAGCCCGCCACGGTCCCGATGCGGAATGGAAATGAAGCGCTCCTCGCGCAACTGTTCAAGCTTCACTTGTGGTGCGTCAGCCAGCGGATGCCCAGCGGCAACCGCCAGCAGCAATGGCTCACTGAACAGCGCATGCAGCACCACGCCTTCATGCTGGCGCAACACAGGCAAACGCAGCAGGCCGATATCCAGGCGTCCATTAGCAATATCCTCCAGCTGCGCCTCCGACGACTGCTGGGCAATTTCCAGCGAAACCCCCGGGTTGTCGCGCAAGTAACCGCCCAGGCGAGCCAGCAATGGGCCGGTCAGCGGCACTGTACTGGAGTGGTTCAGGCGCAGGCTGCCCTGCAGCCCTTCACCAATGTCGCGGGTCACTCGCTCGGCCTGCGCCAGGTCGGCCAGCAAGCGCCGCGCCCGCTCCAGAAAGGCCTGGCCAGCCAGTGTCAGGCGCGGCAGGCGCGCGGTGCGTTCGAACAGCGGCGTGCCCAGTTGCTGTTCCAGCTCCTTGATCTGCCGGCTCAGCGCCGACTGGGCAATGTACAGTCGCTCGGCGGCACCGCTGAAGCTGCCGCATTCGGCGATTTCCACGAAGTAACGCAACTGGCGGATCGACGTCATGTCATGCCTTTTCGAGATGGTTGTGGCGAAAAATGCATATTAGTCGGCATGGCTCATGGCTGGCTAACCTTTGCCTGTCTTCCCAGGAACTGCTGCCATGCTCGCTCAACTGTCGTTTTCCGGCCTCGACTGGCTGCCCATCCTGCTGGGTGTTGGCGTTGCCTACATCGTCTTCGGTATCGCCGGTTTCGGCACTGCGCTGGTGGCCGGCCCAGTGCTGATCCACTTCATGCCGCTGTCGCGGATCATACCGCTGCTGGTACTGCTGGACTTCGTCGCCGCCTTCGGCAACCTGCTGCCATCGCGCCGCGATGTCGTGCGGGGCGAGCTGCTGCGGCTGTTGCCGTTCATGGCCGTAGGCTGCACGCTGGGCGTGGTATTCCTGCTACAGCTGAAGTCCGACCTGTTGCTGCTGCTGATGGGCTTGTTCGTCACGGCATATGCCGTGTACGGGCTGGCGGTGAAGGTGCGGCCGGTCAGTCTGTCCGGTTTCTGGGCGGTGCCGATGGGCACGGCAGGCGGGCTGTTCGGTGCCTTGTTCGGCAGCGGTGGCTTTCTATATGCCCTGTACCTGAGTGCGCGGCTGGAGGTAAAGGAACAGGTGCGCGCTACCCAGAGCGCACTGATCAGTTGCAGTACAGTGGTGCGCCTGATGCTGTTCCTGACCGCTGGCGTCTATGCCGATCAAAGCCTGCTGCTGCTCGCCGCCTGCCTGTTGCCGGTCATGCTTGCTGGTCTCTGGACAGGGCGCAGGCTGACCCACCGGCTGTCCCGCGAAGCGTTCGTGCGCCTGGTCACCTGGCTGGTGCTGGCCAGCGGGCTGGCGCTGATCGGTCGCTATCTGAGCGCCTGAGCAGGCGGTAGAATTGCGTCATTACCGCAGTTTTTCA
This genomic interval carries:
- the pgl gene encoding 6-phosphogluconolactonase translates to MGISELKLPAVVTVHELADAKALAATQAHDVAERLRAAIAAKGQACLVLSGGRSPVPFLEKLASENLDWAKVTVSLADERWVPVEHADSNAGLLVRHLFKGAAAKARFVGLYQQAENLDVAAGKADQALAELPPIDVLVLGMGDDGHTASLFPASPNLEAGLDLANPRRCLPLLAPSVPHQRLSMTRSLLASAAFTALSVQGQGKLATLRAALAGNDLTEMPIRAFLHAPLDIYWCP
- the leuA gene encoding 2-isopropylmalate synthase, whose amino-acid sequence is MTMLKDPSKKYRAFPTIDLPDRTWPSKTITAAPIWCSSDLRDGNQSLIEPMDSEKKLRFWKTLVQVGVKEIEASFPSASQTDFDFVRMLIEEGHIPDDTTIQVLTQAREDLIARTFESLRGAKKAIVHLYNATSPSFRRIVFNQDKQGVKDIAVNAAKLFVKYAAQQPETQWTFQYSPETFSATEMEFAKEVCDAVIEVWNPTPEHKIILNLPATVEVSTPNIYADQIEWFCRNVSRRDSVIISLHCHNDRGTGIAATELGLMAGADRAEGCLFGNGERTGNVDLVTLALNLYTQGIDPLLDFSDIDGVRKVVEECNQLPVHPRHPYVGDLVHTAFSGSHQDAIRKGFAKQQEGELWEVPYLPIDPADIGRSYEAVIRVNSQSGKGGITYLLEQEYGISLPRRMQIEFSQVVQSETDRLGLEMTAQQIYSLLHKEYLQANTPYALVSHRLQEENGHSAVEVEVASEGETTLHWRGKGNGALEALVAGLPIAVEIMDYNEHAIGAGTNAKAAAYIELRVAGGRPVHGVGIDENFTTASFKALFSALNRSLSQQEAKAA
- the xseA gene encoding exodeoxyribonuclease VII large subunit translates to MIRDPFERLGLDREVLTVSQLNGRARVLLEDVFRSVWVEGEISNLARPASGHMYFTLKDSGAQVRCALFRQNATRVRQALRDGLAVRVRGKVSLFEGRGDYQLIIDTVEPAGDGALRLAFEALKEKLGAEGLFSAERKQPLPAHPQRIGIITSPTGAVIRDIISVFGRRAPQVELNLIPTAVQGREAVAQIVRAIRLADSLGFDALILARGGGSLEDLWCFNEEAVARAVAACVTPIVSAVGHETDVSISDFVADVRAPTPSAAAELLAPDNSGLQQRLDGLQRRLLLRMQNRLTHDRLRLESLTRRLRHPGERLRQQAQRLDDLDMRLRRAFMLNLNQRRERLARLDTRLAAQHPGRTLKLLGQRLDSLAERLPRAMREVLKDRRQRFQAQLQTLQVVSPLATLARGYSILLDEQGQAIRSAEQTRNGQRLTARLNEGELLVRVEDNHLTPVTLSLLD
- a CDS encoding M23 family metallopeptidase produces the protein MPRLLAPLLALSLLLLAGGAQASYITRTLNKPVPGGVAVVDLGPAASAPTASFDGKPVLVVREQDNWLAIVGIPLTQKPGTAVLNQGGRTLPFTVGSKKYPEQRITLKNTRQVNPNPADLKRIDRELAEQIKAYRSFSPTLPSNLILDKPVSGPLSSKFGVRRFFNGEERNPHAGLDFAVPAGTPIKTPANGKVILVGDYFFNGRTVFVDHGQGFISMFCHMSKIDVQVGQQLRRGEVVGRVGSTGRATGPHMHWNVSLNDARVDPAIFIGAFQP
- a CDS encoding sulfite exporter TauE/SafE family protein; its protein translation is MLAQLSFSGLDWLPILLGVGVAYIVFGIAGFGTALVAGPVLIHFMPLSRIIPLLVLLDFVAAFGNLLPSRRDVVRGELLRLLPFMAVGCTLGVVFLLQLKSDLLLLLMGLFVTAYAVYGLAVKVRPVSLSGFWAVPMGTAGGLFGALFGSGGFLYALYLSARLEVKEQVRATQSALISCSTVVRLMLFLTAGVYADQSLLLLAACLLPVMLAGLWTGRRLTHRLSREAFVRLVTWLVLASGLALIGRYLSA
- a CDS encoding bifunctional 4-hydroxy-2-oxoglutarate aldolase/2-dehydro-3-deoxy-phosphogluconate aldolase, with the protein product MTTLERPQPKLSMADKAARIDAICKKARILPVITIAREEDILPLADALAAGGIRTLEVTLRSQYGLKAIQVLREQRPELCVGAGTVLDRGMFAAVEAAGAQFVVTPGITQDILEAGVDSEIPLLPGISTPSEIMMGYALGYRRFKLFPAEISGGVAAIKAFGGPFGDIRFCPTGGVNPANVRNYMALPNVMCVGGTWMLDSGWIKNGDWARIEACSAEAMALLDAN